From a single Sorghum bicolor cultivar BTx623 chromosome 5, Sorghum_bicolor_NCBIv3, whole genome shotgun sequence genomic region:
- the LOC8066702 gene encoding L-type lectin-domain containing receptor kinase IX.1 yields MGTKIPVCPSMLFFLLCCSLFSTHVPRASSLSFNLSFSDPASACGMQINCNNTYIDGDKLELTRNDIVQGTGGSIGRATYAKPVPLWRAGAAAGGAKLLASFTTSFTFRITPDSSLPTGDGMAFFLTPYSSATEIPPGSGGVNLGLLAGGNSTGDSRFVFVAVEFDTWSNPPPAADINGSHMGIDNTSMVSMASTNTSSPTGNLTSNINMVATISYHNDSELLTADLLINDSSYHVNTIIDLSTYLPEDVAVGFSASTGKAGEMHTVFNWSFSSTLASTSETTANVVGTSNKLQLLLILLVPILSLLLCAAGTYLFLVRRRHEAASGSSDDSEEQFELERGVAAAGGGPKRYTYGELANTTSNFAEEKKLGRGGFGSVYLGELNVAGVDRAVAIKMLSSESSAQGRREFEAEVRIISRLKHRNLVQLLGWCDSRRNGLMLVYEMVAKGSLDRHLYSQDTFLTWPQRYKIILGLGSALRYLHKEWEQCIVHGDIKPSNIMLDESHGTKLGDFGLARLVDHGAGWQTTKAVLGTAGYIDPEFVNTRRPSTYSDVYSFGIVLLEIVCNRPPVQVVMQQNDKEAAAGEEQKQQQPPLVLLKWVWSLYGQSATLDAADERLRGDELDEECMERVLVVGLWCAHPDPSERPSIEQAMHVLQSEDKRLLPVLPPQMYKTMLDVPIQPRAYGALSIDAYSGTSSSTTTGNTNPSYQSPSSALLRNFT; encoded by the exons ATGGGTACAAAGATCCCTGTGTGTCCCTCCATGCTCTTCTTCTTGCTCTGCTGCTCCTTGTTCTCCACCCATGTGCCGCGCGCCTCCTCGCTCTCCTTCAACCTCAGCTTCTCCGACCCAGCATCTGCCTGCGGTATGCAGATCAACTGCAACAACACGTACATAGATGGGGACAAGCTTGAGTTGACCAGAAACGACATAGTTCAGGGCACCGGCGGCAGCATCGGCCGGGCCACGTACGCCAAGCCGGTGCCACTCTGGCGTGCcggtgccgccgccggcggcgccaAGCTGCTGGCAAGCTTCACCACGTCGTTCACTTTCAGAATCACGCCGGATTCAAGTCTGCCCACCGGAGACGGGATGGCCTTCTTCCTCACGCCGTACTCGTCGGCGACCGAGATCCCGCCGGGGAGCGGTGGTGTGAACCTCGGCCTTCTTGCAGGCGGCAACTCGACCGGGGACAGCCGGTTCGTGTTCGTCGCCGTTGAGTTCGACACCTGGTCCAATCCTCCCCCTGCAGCCGACATCAACGGCAGCCATATGGGAATCGACAACACCTCCATGGTCTCCATGGCGTCCACCAACACGTCCTCTCCGACTGGGAACCTGACGTCAAATATCAACATGGTCGCCACGATCAGCTACCACAACGATTCGGAGCTGTTGACAGCCGATCTACTGATCAACGACAGTTCATACCACGTCAACACGATCATCGATCTGAGCACCTACCTTCCGGAGGACGTCGCCGTGGGCTTCTCCGCTTCCACCGGCAAGGCCGGCGAGATGCACACGGTATTCAACTGGTCGTTCAGTTCAACACTCGCATCGACGTCGGAGACCACAGCAAATGTCGTTGGTACCTCCAATAAATTACAACTACTTTTAATCCTACTGGTGCCTATCCTATCTCTGTTGCTGTGCGCCGCCGGGACCTACTTATTTCTTGTGCGGCGGCGACATGAAGCAGCAAGTGGtagcagcgacgactccgaagaACAGTTTGAGCTAGAGAGAGGGGtagctgctgctggtggtggccCTAAGCGATACACATACGGGGAGCTAGCCAACACCACCAGCAATTTCGCCGAGGAGAAGAAGCTCGGTCGTGGCGGCTTCGGAAGCGTCTACTTGGGTGAGCTCAACGTTGCTGGAGTGGATCGTGCCGTGGCGATAAAGATGTTGTCGTCAGAGTCGTCAGCGCAAGGGAGGCGAGAGTTCGAGGCTGAGGTGAGGATCATAAGCCGGCTGAAGCATCGAAACCTTGTACAGCTCTTGGGCTGGTGCGACAGTCGTCGCAACGGTCTCATGCTGGTCTATGAGATGGTGGCCAAAGGCAGCCTCGACAGGCATCTCTACAGCCAGGATACATTCTTGACGTGGCCACAAAG GTACAAGATCATCCTTGGCTTGGGCTCAGCGTTACGGTATCTTCACAAGGAGTGGGAGCAGTGCATCGTCCATGGCGACATAAAGCCGAGTAACATCATGCTGGACGAGTCACACGGAACCAAGCTAGGGGACTTCGGCCTTGCACGGCTAGTCGACCATGGCGCCGGGTGGCAGACCACCAAGGCAGTGCTGGGCACTGCAGGGTACATCGATCCCGAGTTCGTCAACACACGCCGCCCGAGCACCTATTCTGACGTCTACAGCTTTGGCATCGTCCTGCTTGAGATCGTCTGCAACCGACCTCCGGTGCAGGTTGTCATGCAGCAGAATGACAAGGAAGCAGCAGCAGGCGAGGAGCAGAAGCAGCAACAACCCCCCTTAGTGCTGCTGAAATGGGTGTGGAGCCTTTACGGCCAGAGTGCTACCCTTGACGCTGCAGATGAGCGGCTAAGGGGCGACGAGCTCGATGAGGAGTGTATGGAGCGAGTGCTAGTGGTCGGCCTCTGGTGCGCACATCCTGATCCAAGTGAGAGGCCGTCCATCGAGCAAGCTATGCACGTTTTGCAGTCGGAGGACAAGAGGCTGCTTCCGGTCCTCCCGCCGCAGATGTACAAGACAATGTTGGATGTTCCCATTCAGCCACGAGCATACGGCGCTCTGTCTATCGATGCCTACAGCGGTACAAGTTCTTCGACAACCACCGGCAACACCAACCCTTCTTATCAGTCACCGTCATCGGCTTTGCTCCGAAATTTCACATGA